The following proteins come from a genomic window of Burkholderia stabilis:
- a CDS encoding SphA family protein, with translation MKFALRRMPLAFLIAAAVHAPASATENGQISYPFGVNTVLNGLLPPPGGTQYFNYAQYYAANRFAGPGGGSAVPGFHLSVVAQTPRVVHTWGATFGPFSLSSSAIVPIVHLHLSTPGGTGNRTSLGDVILEPFMINYANASKTFFAFFSPSFAVPTGAYAANRIANTGLNTYAFLPYLSTTWFPGRDWEISTTTVLELNSPNHATQYHSGAVAVLDYLIGYSIDRRVQLGVQGTFLKQFTDDTQNGVKVASDGFRGQSVAIGPQLRYMWGPASGVVVKYQHEFAVRNRPQGDKLWVQFSFPI, from the coding sequence ATGAAATTCGCATTGCGACGGATGCCATTGGCATTCCTGATTGCTGCCGCCGTTCACGCACCGGCATCGGCCACGGAGAACGGCCAGATCAGCTACCCGTTCGGCGTCAACACGGTGTTGAACGGGCTGCTGCCGCCGCCCGGCGGCACGCAGTATTTCAACTACGCGCAGTACTACGCGGCGAACCGGTTTGCCGGGCCGGGCGGTGGCAGCGCGGTGCCGGGGTTCCACCTGAGCGTCGTCGCGCAAACGCCGCGCGTCGTTCATACGTGGGGCGCGACGTTCGGTCCGTTTTCGCTGTCGAGCAGCGCGATCGTGCCGATCGTGCACCTGCATCTGTCGACGCCGGGCGGCACGGGAAACCGCACGTCGCTCGGCGACGTGATCCTCGAACCGTTCATGATCAACTACGCGAATGCGTCGAAGACGTTCTTCGCATTCTTCTCGCCGTCGTTCGCGGTGCCGACCGGCGCGTATGCGGCGAACCGGATCGCGAACACGGGGCTGAACACGTATGCGTTCCTGCCGTACCTCAGCACGACATGGTTTCCGGGCCGCGACTGGGAGATCTCGACGACCACGGTGCTGGAGCTGAATTCGCCGAACCATGCGACGCAGTACCACTCGGGCGCGGTCGCCGTGCTCGACTACCTGATCGGCTATTCGATCGACCGGCGCGTGCAGCTCGGCGTGCAGGGCACGTTCCTGAAGCAGTTCACCGACGACACGCAAAACGGCGTCAAGGTTGCGTCGGACGGTTTTCGCGGGCAGTCGGTCGCGATCGGCCCGCAACTGCGTTACATGTGGGGGCCGGCGTCGGGCGTGGTCGTGAAGTACCAGCACGAATTCGCAGTGCGCAACCGGCCGCAGGGCGACAAGCTCTGGGTGCAGTTCAGCTTCCCGATTTAG
- a CDS encoding Dabb family protein, with protein MIRHVVMWNVAGATERERETARASVKTAFESLRGRIPGMTHLEVGEDFSAVDYACDLILVAEFESRAALDGYATHPEHERVRDALAGLRIARHQVDYATE; from the coding sequence ATGATCCGGCACGTCGTGATGTGGAACGTCGCCGGTGCGACCGAACGCGAGCGCGAAACGGCGCGCGCCAGCGTGAAAACCGCCTTCGAAAGCCTGCGCGGCCGGATTCCGGGCATGACGCATCTCGAGGTCGGGGAGGATTTCAGCGCGGTCGATTACGCGTGCGACCTGATCCTCGTCGCCGAATTCGAATCGCGCGCGGCGCTCGACGGTTATGCGACGCATCCGGAACACGAACGCGTGCGCGACGCGCTGGCGGGCCTGCGCATCGCGCGCCATCAGGTCGACTATGCAACGGAGTGA
- a CDS encoding LysR family transcriptional regulator: MDKWTQIEFFVQVAELGSLSKAAERLGMSSAAASRCLNALEERLAARLVERTTRRLWLTDAGHEYHRRCVAILTEMAEADAAVNEASVNPAGTLRVTASVSFASIYIAPALPEFHRRYPNLNVQIVAANRYPDFIEAGIDVAIRTREHEADSGITVRRLAETRRVLAASPGYLAKHGAPATPDALCDHRLLVYNLANDPYVLHFRHGAKKQSITIKSVLDANEGQVIRAAALAGLGILIQPLYIIHDDIVAGKLVPVLTDWQLPALTVNIAYQSRRHQPAKIRVFTEFLIERFERLGLARKWKEVSR, from the coding sequence ATGGACAAGTGGACCCAGATCGAATTTTTCGTGCAGGTGGCCGAACTGGGCAGCCTGTCGAAGGCCGCCGAGCGGCTCGGCATGTCGAGCGCGGCGGCGAGCCGTTGCCTGAATGCGCTGGAAGAGCGCCTGGCCGCGCGCCTCGTCGAGCGGACCACGCGGCGCCTGTGGCTGACGGACGCCGGCCACGAATATCACCGGCGCTGCGTCGCGATCCTGACGGAGATGGCGGAGGCCGACGCGGCGGTCAACGAGGCGAGCGTCAACCCGGCCGGCACGCTGCGCGTGACCGCGTCGGTGTCGTTCGCGTCGATCTACATCGCGCCCGCGCTGCCCGAGTTTCATCGGCGCTACCCGAACCTGAACGTGCAGATCGTCGCGGCGAACCGCTACCCGGATTTCATCGAGGCCGGTATCGACGTGGCGATCCGCACGCGCGAGCATGAAGCGGATTCGGGCATCACCGTGCGCAGGCTCGCCGAGACGCGGCGCGTGCTGGCGGCTTCGCCCGGGTATCTGGCGAAGCACGGCGCGCCGGCGACGCCCGATGCGCTGTGCGACCACCGGTTGCTGGTCTACAACCTCGCCAACGATCCGTACGTGCTGCATTTCCGCCATGGCGCGAAGAAGCAGTCGATCACGATCAAGAGCGTGCTCGATGCGAACGAAGGGCAGGTGATCCGCGCGGCGGCGCTCGCCGGGCTCGGCATCCTGATCCAGCCGCTTTACATCATTCACGACGATATCGTCGCGGGGAAACTGGTGCCGGTGCTCACCGACTGGCAACTGCCGGCGCTCACCGTCAACATCGCGTACCAGAGCCGCCGTCACCAGCCGGCGAAGATCCGCGTATTCACCGAATTCCTGATCGAGCGCTTCGAACGCCTCGGCCTCGCGCGCAAGTGGAAGGAAGTCAGCCGCTGA
- a CDS encoding maleylacetate reductase gives MEFIYQARPARVIFGAGSLQHLEREVLALGAQRAIVLCTPEQRDLAQRIVERLGARAAGLYDRATMHVPIEIARDARAYARSCDADCAIAIGGGSTIGLGKAIALESSLPILAIPTTYAGSEMTPIYGLTEGGVKRTGSDARVLPKTVIYDPELTVTLPVELSVTSGINAIAHAAEGLYAHDANPVMSLVAEEGIRALARGLPGVRRNAADIASRGDALYGAWLCGMVLGNVGMALHHKLCHTLGGSFNLPHAQTHTIVLPHALAYNAAHAPDAMQRIARAIGTNDAARGLYALALDNGAPVSLKAIGMQEADLDRAADLAVANPYRNPRPIERDGLRALLQDAFDGSLPRSSAG, from the coding sequence ATGGAATTCATCTACCAGGCGCGTCCCGCACGCGTGATCTTCGGTGCGGGCAGCCTGCAGCATCTCGAACGCGAAGTGCTGGCGCTGGGCGCACAGCGCGCGATCGTGCTCTGCACGCCGGAGCAGCGTGACCTCGCGCAACGCATAGTCGAGCGGCTCGGCGCGCGCGCGGCCGGCCTGTACGACCGCGCGACGATGCACGTGCCGATCGAAATCGCACGCGACGCGCGGGCGTATGCGCGGTCGTGCGACGCGGATTGCGCGATCGCGATCGGCGGCGGATCGACGATCGGCCTCGGCAAGGCAATTGCGCTCGAAAGCAGCCTGCCGATCCTCGCGATCCCGACCACGTACGCCGGCAGCGAAATGACGCCGATCTACGGCTTGACCGAAGGCGGCGTCAAGCGCACGGGCAGCGACGCGCGCGTTCTGCCGAAAACGGTGATCTACGACCCCGAGCTCACCGTCACGCTGCCGGTCGAACTGTCCGTGACGAGCGGCATCAACGCGATCGCACACGCGGCGGAAGGTCTCTACGCGCACGACGCGAATCCGGTCATGAGCCTCGTCGCCGAAGAAGGCATTCGCGCGCTGGCGCGCGGCCTGCCCGGCGTGCGGAGAAACGCGGCCGATATCGCCTCGCGCGGCGACGCGCTCTATGGCGCGTGGCTGTGCGGCATGGTGCTCGGCAACGTCGGCATGGCGCTGCATCACAAGCTCTGTCACACGCTCGGCGGCAGCTTCAATCTGCCGCACGCGCAAACCCATACGATCGTGCTGCCGCATGCACTCGCGTACAACGCGGCGCACGCGCCGGATGCGATGCAGCGGATCGCCCGCGCGATCGGCACGAACGACGCGGCGCGCGGCCTCTACGCACTGGCGCTCGACAACGGCGCACCGGTCTCGCTGAAGGCGATCGGCATGCAGGAAGCCGACCTCGATCGCGCGGCCGATCTCGCAGTGGCCAATCCGTACCGGAATCCGCGCCCGATCGAACGCGACGGCTTGCGCGCGCTGCTACAGGATGCATTCGACGGCAGCCTGCCCCGCTCGAGCGCGGGCTGA
- a CDS encoding intradiol ring-cleavage dioxygenase, with protein sequence MRNLNEDTITQAVIASLGGCRDERLRTVMTSLVQHLHSFARETKLTEAEWQAAIGFLTAVGHITDDKRQEFILLSDVLGLSTLVTAQNHAKPAGCTEATVFGPFYVEGSPEFGLFDDIANGACGEPCFVSGHVRGIDGTPVAHASLEVWQADEDGHYDVQQPADDGSVTHRARGRLRTGADGRYAFRSILAEPYPIPHDGPVGAMLDALGRHPWRPAHLHFMIEARGYETLITHVFRDGDRYLDSDAVFGVRSTLVADWVRHAPGVAPDGSRMDTPFYTLDYDFVLNRAERAA encoded by the coding sequence ATGCGCAATCTCAACGAAGACACCATCACGCAGGCCGTGATCGCATCGCTGGGCGGCTGTCGCGACGAGCGGCTGCGCACGGTGATGACCAGCCTCGTCCAGCACCTGCATTCGTTCGCACGGGAAACGAAGCTCACCGAAGCGGAATGGCAGGCCGCGATCGGCTTCCTGACTGCGGTCGGCCACATCACCGACGACAAGCGCCAGGAATTCATCCTGCTGTCCGACGTGCTCGGGCTGTCGACGCTCGTCACCGCGCAGAACCACGCGAAGCCGGCCGGCTGCACGGAGGCGACCGTATTCGGTCCGTTCTACGTCGAAGGCAGCCCCGAGTTCGGACTGTTCGACGACATCGCGAACGGCGCATGCGGCGAGCCGTGCTTCGTGTCGGGCCATGTGCGCGGGATCGACGGCACGCCGGTCGCGCACGCGTCGCTGGAAGTCTGGCAGGCCGACGAGGACGGGCATTACGACGTGCAGCAACCGGCCGACGACGGCTCGGTCACGCATCGCGCGCGCGGCCGGCTGCGCACCGGCGCCGACGGCCGCTACGCATTCCGTTCGATCCTCGCCGAGCCGTACCCGATTCCACACGACGGCCCCGTCGGCGCGATGCTCGATGCGCTCGGCCGTCACCCGTGGCGCCCCGCGCACCTGCATTTCATGATCGAGGCGCGCGGCTACGAAACGCTGATCACGCACGTGTTCCGCGACGGCGATCGTTATCTCGACTCCGACGCGGTATTCGGTGTGCGTTCGACGCTGGTCGCCGACTGGGTGCGGCACGCACCCGGCGTGGCGCCCGACGGATCGCGCATGGATACGCCGTTCTACACGCTCGATTACGACTTCGTGCTGAATCGCGCGGAGCGTGCCGCATGA